The Pedobacter mucosus genome window below encodes:
- a CDS encoding ATP-binding protein, which translates to MPKYKRIKGGEKNALSGVPFSKEELEKVCSLYVDMDGKGIHERNPKIHRLSEELGRTIRSVENQLLGFRLVDSGTTGRVNYNKIIKEVWTERHKEVDEKETLRIQKKEERKELRTKHDDFRFRISSHLKDIIGKELITDDFIAVFELVKNSYDAHAKNVKIFFDDDKITIWDDGKGMDRDDILNKWLFVAYSAKKEGIEDVEFEKNKNYRDLIVPKQSFAGAKGIGRFSADRLGERLNLTTRKIVENSLYWTLNFNWDRFEQDAEDEFADIEVNHQSFTESPIPNFKHGVILEITNLRSVWPIDKILNLKWSLEKLINPFSDVEQKEGSNSFSIEIISKKDIERDKLLIADPNHNPRDIVNGPVKNFIFETLGIKTTQINVRIEDDSIITTLLDRGELIYKIQEENPFHYIPTGSGIRLFYLNFSAKLNFTNLMGIRSKDFGSIFLFNNGFRVFPIGEPEDDPFEVDRRKAQGHSRFLGTRELIGSVEIWGQSEHFVEASSRDGGLIESAGTIQLGRFFEDTLKKLERYVQPILWQIKKRTGSEDEEIDFNAQEDIVDLVAKLAGSKTVRLLDYSKSFIDILDEKIADASPELFDNLKKIAEESKDSNFINQIDKSELEFIKLKQLKEEETRKRVLAEERAEEEKEKRLEADRLRKEEENRRKEEEYNRLKAEEKAREERAKRIAEEQRRRQKESQVRFLESVGSLDIEDVLNLHHQVGIDANTIDTLVTNLQRKMDGGTTLTSENIREFLDKVTFANKKILAVTKFSTRQNFMAAARVTKDDIISFLKNYLLNIYKFHLGKELEMSIFDNVLTPFVIEFKPIEITIIVDNLISNSKKKNAKKVVFTFNLSKDGSLEISYKDDGDGLDRMIDNTASIFEKGFTTTRGSGLGLFHVRKIMAEQKGTITVNTNNKDKGLELLLNFKK; encoded by the coding sequence ATGCCAAAATATAAGAGGATAAAAGGCGGTGAAAAGAATGCTCTCTCTGGAGTTCCTTTTTCAAAAGAGGAATTAGAGAAGGTATGTAGCCTCTATGTTGATATGGATGGCAAAGGTATTCATGAGCGCAATCCCAAAATCCACAGGCTTTCAGAAGAATTAGGACGAACTATTCGGTCAGTTGAAAACCAATTACTTGGTTTTAGATTAGTTGATTCGGGTACGACCGGAAGAGTTAATTATAACAAGATAATCAAAGAGGTTTGGACAGAAAGGCATAAGGAAGTTGATGAAAAAGAAACTTTAAGAATACAAAAAAAGGAGGAACGAAAAGAGCTAAGAACCAAACATGATGATTTTAGATTTCGTATTAGTTCACATTTGAAAGATATAATAGGAAAGGAATTAATTACTGATGACTTTATTGCTGTCTTTGAACTAGTTAAAAATTCTTATGATGCGCATGCAAAGAATGTAAAAATATTTTTTGATGATGATAAAATTACGATTTGGGATGATGGGAAAGGAATGGATCGTGATGATATTTTAAATAAATGGTTATTTGTTGCTTATTCTGCCAAAAAAGAAGGAATTGAAGATGTTGAATTTGAAAAAAATAAAAATTATCGTGACCTTATTGTTCCTAAGCAGAGTTTCGCTGGTGCTAAGGGTATTGGCAGGTTTTCGGCTGACAGGCTTGGGGAGAGACTGAACTTAACAACAAGAAAAATTGTTGAAAATTCACTTTATTGGACACTAAACTTTAACTGGGATCGCTTCGAACAAGATGCTGAGGATGAATTCGCTGACATTGAAGTTAACCATCAATCATTTACTGAATCGCCAATTCCAAATTTTAAACATGGTGTTATTTTAGAAATAACAAACTTACGATCCGTATGGCCCATTGATAAAATTTTGAACCTTAAATGGTCGTTAGAGAAATTAATAAACCCATTTTCTGACGTGGAGCAAAAGGAGGGTAGTAATTCCTTCAGTATTGAGATAATTTCTAAAAAAGATATTGAAAGAGATAAATTATTAATCGCAGATCCCAATCACAACCCTAGAGACATTGTTAATGGCCCTGTAAAGAACTTTATATTTGAAACACTTGGAATTAAAACAACGCAAATTAATGTTAGGATAGAAGATGATTCAATTATAACTACGCTGCTGGATAGAGGCGAGCTCATTTATAAGATTCAGGAAGAAAATCCGTTTCATTATATTCCAACTGGTTCTGGGATTCGACTATTTTATTTGAATTTTAGTGCAAAACTAAATTTTACAAATTTAATGGGTATCCGTTCCAAAGATTTTGGTTCGATTTTCTTATTTAATAATGGCTTTAGGGTTTTTCCAATTGGGGAGCCTGAAGATGACCCCTTTGAGGTTGATAGAAGAAAAGCACAGGGGCACTCGAGATTTTTGGGTACGCGAGAACTCATTGGAAGTGTGGAAATTTGGGGTCAATCTGAACATTTTGTTGAGGCTTCAAGTCGTGATGGTGGCCTTATTGAATCAGCTGGTACTATACAGCTTGGGCGTTTTTTTGAGGATACGCTAAAAAAATTGGAGCGGTATGTTCAGCCAATATTATGGCAAATTAAGAAAAGAACTGGATCTGAGGATGAAGAAATTGATTTTAACGCCCAAGAAGACATCGTTGATTTAGTGGCTAAACTTGCTGGTAGCAAAACGGTTAGGCTTTTAGACTATTCTAAATCATTCATTGATATTCTTGATGAGAAAATAGCGGATGCTAGCCCAGAACTTTTTGATAATTTAAAAAAAATTGCTGAAGAGTCCAAAGACTCAAACTTCATAAATCAAATTGATAAAAGTGAGCTGGAATTCATTAAACTAAAACAACTCAAAGAGGAGGAAACAAGAAAACGTGTTCTTGCAGAAGAAAGAGCTGAAGAAGAGAAAGAAAAAAGATTAGAAGCTGATCGTCTTCGAAAAGAAGAAGAAAATCGCCGCAAAGAGGAAGAGTACAATAGATTGAAGGCTGAAGAAAAGGCGCGTGAGGAAAGGGCGAAACGAATAGCTGAGGAGCAACGCAGACGTCAAAAAGAAAGCCAAGTCCGTTTTCTTGAATCGGTTGGCTCACTTGATATTGAGGATGTTTTAAATTTACATCATCAAGTAGGTATTGATGCTAATACCATTGACACATTGGTAACAAATCTTCAGCGCAAAATGGATGGGGGGACGACACTAACAAGTGAAAACATAAGAGAATTTCTAGATAAAGTCACTTTTGCTAATAAAAAAATTCTTGCTGTAACCAAATTTTCAACTAGGCAGAATTTTATGGCTGCGGCCAGAGTAACTAAGGATGACATAATTTCATTTTTGAAAAATTATTTATTAAATATTTACAAATTCCACTTAGGTAAAGAGTTGGAAATGAGTATTTTTGATAATGTTCTAACCCCCTTTGTAATTGAATTTAAGCCAATTGAGATAACAATAATTGTCGATAATCTGATAAGTAATTCTAAGAAAAAAAACGCCAAAAAAGTTGTCTTTACTTTCAATTTAAGCAAAGATGGATCTTTAGAAATTTCCTACAAAGATGATGGTGATGGTCTTGATAGAATGATTGATAACACGGCAAGCATTTTTGAAAAGGGTTTTACAACTACCAGAGGCTCAGGATTAGGACTTTTTCATGTTCGCAAAATTATGGCTGAGCAAAAGGGAACGATAACAGTTAACACAAATAATAAAGATAAGGGACTTGAACTATTACTAAACTTTAAAAAATAA